AGATGTCAAATGGATCTTAGGACTTTCCACGACACATTTTGGCTGTCAAAGCGATACTCGTAGCGCACCGATCACATTTCCCCTATGTCTGGCGAACGTGTACGGGTCTCCAAACGCACGAAGTGTTGCGAAGGGGCTTCAGGAACGTTACTAAAGCGCAAAACAAAGCGTGGACAAAGCGCGGGGTTAAACGAAGCACGAAGCGTAAAAGCAACCACAACGGTAAAGCGAAAACAATACAAAACAACGGGTCTATTTTGCGTTCGCCGCTTTCGCTTCAAGCCTCTTTAGGACCTACCGAAGCGGAAAGTACTCTACAAACTCTCCATCAGGCCAATAGAAACAACGGCAATCCCCGTACACAGCCTATAAAGACTGTGGGAGGATAATGGGGTGAAAGTCTACAGATGAAAGGACGAGCCATTGAACGCGTCACCCAGCATTGCAAAGGTCAGTGGTTCCCGCTTTGATGTTCCTTCAAGTAAAATGAAAGACGGAAGGTTATAGGTTTAGGCTTACCAGGCCCGCCTAGACATGACCCCGCCGGAGCCGCCCGATGCCAAAGGCTGACACTCCCAGCGAGCGCCGCCTGCAACGGCAGTGGGCGCGGCAGGAGCCGAGCGCGTCGGCTCTGGCCACGCCGGATGGCCGCCCGGTCCGCGTCCTCTTTCCCGGCTGGCCGAACACCGATTCCGGCCCTGACTTCCTCGGGGCCCTTATCGAGCGGGCCGATGGCCGCCTCCTCCACGGCGATGTGGAGCTGCACCTTGCCCCGTCAGGCTGGCGTCAGCACGGCCATCATCGGGACCCGGCCTATAGCAAAGTCGTCCTCCACGTCCTCTGGCAAGGCGGCTCGAGTAGAACCGACCTTCCGGCCGAGGCTATCACCTACAGGCCGAACATCTCTCCGGACGTCGCGCCCTTGCCCATCGCTGACGACGCGCGCCCGTGCGTCCACAGCGCAGATGCCTGGGATGACGCGGCGATCGGCGGCTTTCTTGACCGCGAAGGCGAAGGCCGTTTTGCGGCAAAGGCCTCCTCGCTCGCCGCCGCCATCGCCGCTCAGGGCGCGGAGGAGGCGCTGCACACCGCCCTCTGCGAAGCCCTCGGCTACGCCAAAAATATCGAGGCATTCCGCGCCCTGGCGGAGCGGATGCCTCGCGCGCAGCTCCGAGCAGCCGCCTACGCTTCGCCCCAGGCAGATCGCCTGGAGATAGTCGAGGCGCTCCTCTTCGGCGCGGCGGGCCTGCTCCCAGCCCAGCGCGGCATCCAAGGCGATGCCTACGCCACGCGCCTTGAGGCGCTGTGGCGCGCGCATGCGCCCGCCGTCCCAGCGCCGGCGCTCCCCTGGCGCGCCTTCCGCGTCCGCCCGGAGAATGCGCCGCCCAGGCGCATCGCAGCCCTTGCGCGGCTTCTCGCCGGAAATCTGGAGGGCGGCCTTTCCCCCACAATCGAAGTCGCCCTCTCAGCAGCGGCGCGGGAAGGCGCCGCATCGTCCATCGCCCGCGCGCTCACTGTCACAGCGGAGGGCTACTGGGCGCGGCATGCCGATCTCGGCGCGCCATGCGCCGAAAGCCCCACGCTCCTGGGGAAGGCGCGGGCCGCCGAGATCGTCGTCAATATCGTCCTTCCCTTCTTCAGCGCGCTGGCGCACAGAAGAGCGGATGCATCGCTCGCAGAACAATGCCGCCGCCTCTACGGGATGCACCCGCCTCTGGCGGAGAACCACATCACGGAGCGGATGGAGGCCCTGCTGCTCCCGGGCCGGGCGCGCACCATCGTCACCACGGCGCGGCGCCATCAGGGGCTCATCGGCCTCTATAAGTCGCGCTGCTTCGCCCTCCGCTGCCGGGGGTGCGCCTTCGCCGCGCCCGCCTAACGCGCCGCCACAAGGGGCATGTTGGGCGAAACGTCCAGGTCCAGGCCGGCCTGCTTGCCGCGCATCAGCGAGTAATAGCCGCTTGCCGCCACCATCGCGGCATTGTCCGTGCAGAGAACGAAGGGCGGGATCGTCACGGGCACCGGGGAGCGCTCGGTCAGGCGCTGGCGCAGCGGCTTGTTCGCCGCGACGCCTCCCGCCAGCATCACAGACCTCACGCGATAGGCCTTCGCCGCCTCCACCGCCTTGGTCACCAGCACATCCACCACGGCCTCCTGGAGGCCCGCCGCCACATCCGCCACCTTCGCCCGGAGCAAGCCCTTCGCCTCTTCTCCCTCAGGCGGCGGATAGAGGCCCAGCTCCTGCGCCAGGTGAAGCGTGGCCGTCTTGAGGCCGCTGAAGCTGAAATCGTGGGAGCCTCTCAGCCAGGCGCGCGGCAGCTCCACGGGGCCCTTGGCCTCTTCCGCGATCTTCTGGATGGCGGGCCCGCCCGGATAGCCGAGGCCGAGGATGCGCGCAGCTTTATCGAAGGCCTCGCCCGCGGCATCGTCGCGCGTGCGTCCCACTAAAACGTAGTCGCCGTGGCCGCGCACCAGCACCAGGTCCGTGTGCCCGCCGGAGACGATGAGGCAGAGGCTCGGCAGCTCCGGCGGCTTTCCCGGCTCGCCGTTGAGTCCGAGCCAGTTGGCATAGATGTGCGCCTCCAGGTGATTCACGCCCGCCAGGGGCTTCCCCTTGCCGAGGGCCAGCGCCTTCCCATAGTTCACGCCCACCAGGAGCGCGCCGGCGAGGCCGGGGCCGGAGGTGACGGCGATGGCGCCGATATCGTCCCAATCGGCCTTCGCCCGCGCCATCGCCTCGCGCACGATGGGGACGATCTGCAGAACGTGCTGGCGCGAGGCGATCTCCGGCACGATGCCGCCATAGCGCGCGTGGATCTCCACCTGGGAGGAGATCACATTGGAGAGGATGCGGGAGCCGTCTTCGATGACGGCCGCCGATGTTTCGTCGCACGATGTTTCGATGCCGAGAACCTTCATCTAGCCCTCCAACCGTTGCAGATTCGCCAGGCTGTGCAATAAACGCTTCACGCCCGTATTCCCCCGGAAGGCCACCGTCACCACCTGGTCGCTCCCATCCGGGACGCAGGAGACGACGACGCCTTCGCCGAAACCGCTGTGCCGGACGCGCTCTCCGGCGCGGAAGGCGATCGCCACGGGCTGCTTTGGCTCGGCAGGCTTCATATAGGAAGGGAGCAACGCCGCTCCCTCGGGCGCGCGGCCCGCGGAGACCGACGCCGTCGAGGGCGAGACGTAGCTGCGCTGCTCTCTGTGCCTGCGCGGGTTGGCGGTCAGCTTCGCCGGGATGTCGCTCAAGAACCGCGAGGCCGGGTTGTTGCTGCGCATCCCCATGGCGGCGCGGCGGTAGGCCCGCAGGAGATAGAGGCGGTTCTGGGCGCGCGTCATGCCCACATAGCAGAGGCGGCGCTCCTCCTCCATCTGGGCCGGGTCTTCGAAGGAGCGGATGTGCGGCAGGACGCCCTCCTCAAGGCCGACGATGAAGACGACGGGGAATTCGAGACCCTTTGCCTGGTGCAGGGTGATGAGGTTCGCGGCGTTGGCCCGCTGGTCCAGATTATCGAGATCGGAGACGAGGGCGACATTTTCGAGGAACTGACCGAGCTGGTCGCTCTCCCCGGTGTAGACAAGCTGGTCGGCCGCCGTCTTCAATTCGCCCACGTTCTCCAGCCGCTCGTCCCCGCGCTCGTCGCTCGCCAGGAGCGAATCGCGGTAGCCGGTGCGCTCCAGCACCCGGTCAACGAAGCGCGCGACGCTGACCTCGCGGCTCTCCGCGCCCAATTCGTCAATCAGCGTCACAAAGGTCGTCAGCGACTTCACGGCCCGCGCCCCCAGGTCGGGCAGCCCGCTCGCCGCGCCCTCTTCGGGCTGCGCCAGCAGCTGGATCGCCGTATAGAGCGGCACCTGCTGCTGCCCGGCCCAGCGCGCCAGCTCATCCAGGCTCCGCTGGCCGATCCCTCGCGAGGGGACATTGACGATGCGCAGAAGACTCACATCGTCGAAAGGATTGTGGATCAGGCGCATGTAGGCCAGGACGTCCTTCACCTCGCGCCGCTCGTAGAAGCGCGTGGCGCCCACGAGCCGGTAGGGAAGTCCGTAGCGGACGAAGGCCTCTTCCAGAGGTCGCGACTGGGCGTTGGTGCGGTAGAGGACGGCGCAATCGCCGTAGCGGATGCGCTCCCGCTTCACCAGCGTGTCGATCTCGCCCACCACCGTCTGCGCCTCGTCCTGCTCGTCCAGCGCATCAATCACCGTGATGGGCACGCCCGTGCTATTGTCCGTCCACAGCTCCTTGGCCTTCCGCGCCTTATTCAGCGCGATGACCTTCGCCGCCGCCTCCACGATGGTCTGGGTCGAGCGGTAGTTCTGCTCCAGCTTCACGACCTTGGCCCCGGGGAAGTCGCGCTCGAAGTTCAAGATGTTCGTCAGGTCGGCCTGCCGCCAGGAATAGATGGACTGGTCGGGATCGCCGACGACGCACAGGTTGCGATGGCGGCCCGCGATGAGTCGCGCGAGGCGGTACTGCGCGGCGTTCGTGTCCTGGAACTCGTCCACCAGCACGTGGACGTAGCGCTCTTGGTACTTCTCGAGCAGATCGTGGTTCTTCTCCAAAAGATGCACGAGGCGCGTGATGAGGTCGTCGAAGTCCATGGCATTGCACTGGCGCAGGAGGCCCTCATAGCGCTCGTAGACCCGCGCCACCACCTCATCAAAGTAGCCCGCGACGCTCTGGGCGAAGGCCCCCGGCGTCACGAGCTTCGCCTTCGCCGCCGAGATCGTGTGCTTGATCGCCCCCGGGCCGAACTTCTTCGGGTCCAGGTTCAGCTCCTGCATCGCCCGCTTGATGAGGGCGCTCTGGTCGTCCTCATCGTAGATGACGAAGTTCTGCTCCAGGCCCGCCGCTTCAGCCTCGATGCGGAGGATGCGGGCGCTGATGGCGTGAAAGGTGCCGATGGTCAGCCCCTTGGCCGATTCCCCTACCAGGCGGTCAACGCGCTCCACCATCTCGCAAGCCGCCTTGTTGGTGAAGGTCACGGCCATGATGCGGTAGGGGCGCACGCCACACGTCTTGATGAGGTAGGCGATGCGGTGGACGATGACGCGCGTCTTGCCGCTGCCCGGCCCGGCGACGACGAGCACCGGCCCGTCAATAGACTCGACGGCTTCACGCTGGGCGGGATTCAAGCCCTGGAGAAAATCGGCCATAGGGAAAGAAAGTATATCTCAGTCTCAGGCGCAACCGGTCGTCCGGCTCGGCGGGCGCGATGGCCGCCTACAAAAGCAGCACGGCCCGCATCGCCAGGAAGAGCGGGATCTCATCCCTGGCCCGGTCTTCCGCCTTCGCCCGCGGCCCAGGCTGGCTCTCCCGGTGGGAGGCCCACTCCTCCAGCGCGTCAACGGCAAAGCCGGCCGCAGCGAGGACGCTCACATAGGCCTGGAGCGGGCGGTGGAAGCTCCAGGCCACCAGCCCGGGCTGAGCGCCGGGATGGACTTGGATCGGGATCTTGTTCGGCGTCAGATAGCCATCCACGCGGCGGTACTGGAGCTTGCGCTGCTCGTCCCAGCCCCAGCCGCTCTGCCTGGGCGCGCGGAAGGCCGGGTGGTTCATCACCACCACCAGGCGTCCCTTCGGCGCGAGGAGCTTCGCGCACCCGGCGAAGACGAGCTCCACGGGGTCGATGTTCTGCACCGCCAGGATGCAGACCGCGGCATCGAAGGGCCCTTGCACCAGCCCTTGCAGGCGCGTCGCATCGCCAGTGACGTAGGTGATCTCCCTGGGCGATTGCCGCTTCGCGCGCTCGATAAGCTCCCGCGAGGCGTCCACGCCCGTGACGCGCGCGCCCCCTTGCACCAGCATCCGCGCGAAGGCCCCCTGCCCGCAGGCTACATCGAGAACGCGACGGCCTGCGACTGCGCCCAAGAGGCGTAGCACCCCGGGAAAGACGACCTTCTGGTGGTAGTCGCTGCCGCGCTCGCCGGAGAGGCTGTCATACCAGCGCGCCGTCTCGCCACGCCACGCCGTTTCGCTCCCGGGCCCCCGCTCGGCCCTAAGTGAGGGGCGCTCAAGGCGCTGCGGCGGCCCTCGGAATGGAGGTCGGCGGCGTGACATGAGACTATTGTACCCCTGAGAGAGCTACAGGCCGCTACGCCTCGAGGTAGACCTGGCGGTCCTTCGTGATCGTGCGCCTCTCCCGGGCGATCTTCTCCCGCAGCCACTTCGGCAGGTTGAACATGCCGATGTGCGCCTGCCCGTCGTAGTAGCGCAGCGGGCGGGAGAGGCGGCGCTTGATGCGCCGGTCTATCTCCGCCGCCGTCAGCGAGAGCGGCTTCGCCCCGGGGCCGGACATCGCATAGCCCCAATCGCTGGCGAAGGAGACCATGTTGACCGTATAGGGGAAGACCTTGCCGGTCCCTTTGCGGACGGTGTTGCAGATGGCGCTGTGCAGCCCAGCGGTGCCGTAACTCGCAGGGCCGGCCTGGGTGACGATGATGCCGCCGGGCTTCAGCCGCTTCAGCAGCATACGATAGAAATCGGCGGTGTAGAGCAGGACGCCCGGCCCGCCTTCCAGCGGGTCGTTGATATCCATGATGATGACGTCAAACGTTTCCTTGGTGCGGCGCAGGTAGGCCAGGGCGTCTCCCGCGATGACCTCGGCCCGTGGATTCTCGAACGCCCCCTCGTGCCACGACGGCAGGTAGCGCTTGCAGATCTCCATCAGCTCGCCGTCAATATCCACCATCACGCACCGCTCCACCCTCTTGTGCAGCAGCACGTCCCGCAGCGTGGCGCCCTCGCCGCCGCCGCCGATGAAGACGCGGCGCGGATTCGGATGCATGATCAGCGCGGGGTGGACCAGCGCCTCGTGGTAGATGAACTCGTCGCTCTCCGCCGATTGGGTCTTCTCCTCAAGGAGGAGGGTGCGCCCCATCGGCTCCGTCTCCACGATCTCGATGGGCTGGAACTTGGATGCGCCCTTGAACAAGCGCGCGCGCAGCTTGAACTGCTGGATGAGGGTCGGGCTGACCCGCTCGGTGTACCACTCGCCGCTGCCGGAGGTCATCGCGGCCTAGCGGAGAGCGGCGACGGGGACGAATCCCCGCTTGATCTCTTTGATCTCCGAGTCTTTGGCCCCGAGCCTCTTCAAGATGTAGTCGGCGGCCTTGCGGGGATTGAAGTCGCCGCAGGTGAAGACGTCAAGCGCGGCGTAGCCGTATTCGGGCCAGGTATGGATGCTGAAGTGAGATTCGGAAATGGCGACGATGCCGGTGACGCCCTGGGGGGAAAACTTATGGAATTTGTCGCCCAGGATGTGGACGCCCAAATCTCCGGCGGCTCCGAGCAGCGTGTCCCTTACAAACGTAAGGTCATTCAATTTTGCCGGATCGCAGTTTTTGCACTCGACCAGCACGTGAACACCTAGCGTTTCCAATCTCACCCGCCTCCCAAGTAGAGTGGTTTACAAAACTAATAGTAGCAAATCTCCACAGGGATGCAATAGCTGCGAACAAATTCGCGCGGCGAAGATCGCGGCAAGCGGGCCTGTGCGACCGCGCGCAGCGCGCGGGAGATTCCGCGCGGCGAGCTATACGCCGAGCGCGTGGAGATCGGCGTGCGACTTCAGGAGATCCTTCGCGCGGGCGAGTTTCTGCGGATAGTGGAAAGTTGCTTTCGTGACGAACGATTCCATCGCCGCCACCGTGTCCAGCGTGCTCTTCGCCACAATTACCACGGGCACGCCCGCCTCCGCCGCACGGTCGGTCACGTACGGGATCGGATCCTTCCCGCCCGTGAGGATAAGACATTTGGTCTTTTCCCCCAGGACATTCCATTGCAGATCGGGCCGGTCCGCCCGGGTCACCAGCGCCTTGCCGCTCATCCGCTCATAGTAGAACTCGCTCGAATCAACGACGTTCGCGCCGAGGATGATGTGCTCAACAAGCTCGTTGATCTTCTCATCGCTGGTCACTACGCGCCCGCCCAGGAGCTGCGTGTAATCGGCCACGGAGAGGCTGAGGAGCAAGCGGTCCTGCGGGATGACGCCGAGGACGCGCACGCCCTTCGCCGCGAGCGCAGGCGCGATCTCCTCCCGCACCGAGCGCATGTTCAGCTCCGGCACGCCGTTGAGGATCACGCCGAGGAATCGCTCGCCGAACTGCGCCTTGAGCGCAACGACGCCATCCATCGCCATCCCGCGCTCTCCAGCCACAACGGCGACGACCTTCGCCTCGCACACTGCCGCAAGCTCCTTCGATGCCGTGGCCGTCTCTTCGGCGGTAGGCAAGCCCTCCACAACGATGGTCTCTTTGCCTTTGCTCAGGTCGGCCAACCGCTTGCGCACAGTCGTCGAAAGCTCTGCGCCCAAGCCGCCCGCCAGCGACTTGACCGTTACGGCGGCAGGCGCCATAACCGCCGCCGGCTCCGCCAGGCCCAGCGCCTGCTTGCAGAAGGCGGCGTCGCCATCGGTATAGCCGGCAGGGACGGCATCGGCGAAGGCGGCCACAGGCTTGATGTACCCAGCGGCCTTGCCTCGCTCCTTGAAAAGAGCCACCAGCGATGCCGCGATGGCGGTCTTCCCGGCGCCCTTCGTCAGCGATGTGATGTAGAGAGCGTTCACAAAAGCTGTCCTCACCAAGGCATTGTGAATGCGGTAACGAAGTGTAGCACAGGGGGAATCCAGCCTCAAGAAGCCTGTCTCACGCCTCCCTACGGGATGAACAACGGTTGACCGCCCTGCCGTATATCCATATAGTCCCTCGCATGCCGCAGGAGAGAACTGTCGCCATCGTCACCGGGGCGGCCCGCCCCTGGGGCCTCGGCCGCGCCGCCGCTCTCGCCCTCGCCAGGAAGGGCATAGCCATCGCTATCGCCGATATCCGCGACGACTGGGGCAAGAAGGCCGCAGAGGCCATCGCGCGCGAGACGGGCCGCGAAGCCCTCTTTGTGCAGACCGACGTCACGAGCCGCGCGAGCGTCGAGGCAATGGTGAAGAGCGTCGTCTCCTCCTGGGGCCGCATTGACATCCTCGCCAACATCGCCGGCATCGTCGCCCGCGAGCGCGTCGAAGAGGTAAAGGATGAGACCTTCGATCGGCTCGTCAACGTGAACCTTCGCGGCACCTTCCTCGCCTGCCAGGCCGTCATCCCCGTGATGCGGCGCCAGCGGAGCGGCCGCATCGTCAACATCGCCTCCGGAGCGGCCGTCCAGCCCATCAAGGGTCTCGGCGTCTACGCGGC
This genomic window from Chloroflexota bacterium contains:
- a CDS encoding DUF2851 family protein — protein: MPKADTPSERRLQRQWARQEPSASALATPDGRPVRVLFPGWPNTDSGPDFLGALIERADGRLLHGDVELHLAPSGWRQHGHHRDPAYSKVVLHVLWQGGSSRTDLPAEAITYRPNISPDVAPLPIADDARPCVHSADAWDDAAIGGFLDREGEGRFAAKASSLAAAIAAQGAEEALHTALCEALGYAKNIEAFRALAERMPRAQLRAAAYASPQADRLEIVEALLFGAAGLLPAQRGIQGDAYATRLEALWRAHAPAVPAPALPWRAFRVRPENAPPRRIAALARLLAGNLEGGLSPTIEVALSAAAREGAASSIARALTVTAEGYWARHADLGAPCAESPTLLGKARAAEIVVNIVLPFFSALAHRRADASLAEQCRRLYGMHPPLAENHITERMEALLLPGRARTIVTTARRHQGLIGLYKSRCFALRCRGCAFAAPA
- a CDS encoding class I SAM-dependent methyltransferase is translated as MSRRRPPFRGPPQRLERPSLRAERGPGSETAWRGETARWYDSLSGERGSDYHQKVVFPGVLRLLGAVAGRRVLDVACGQGAFARMLVQGGARVTGVDASRELIERAKRQSPREITYVTGDATRLQGLVQGPFDAAVCILAVQNIDPVELVFAGCAKLLAPKGRLVVVMNHPAFRAPRQSGWGWDEQRKLQYRRVDGYLTPNKIPIQVHPGAQPGLVAWSFHRPLQAYVSVLAAAGFAVDALEEWASHRESQPGPRAKAEDRARDEIPLFLAMRAVLLL
- a CDS encoding phosphotransacetylase family protein, with product MRLDSPCATLRYRIHNALVRTAFVNALYITSLTKGAGKTAIAASLVALFKERGKAAGYIKPVAAFADAVPAGYTDGDAAFCKQALGLAEPAAVMAPAAVTVKSLAGGLGAELSTTVRKRLADLSKGKETIVVEGLPTAEETATASKELAAVCEAKVVAVVAGERGMAMDGVVALKAQFGERFLGVILNGVPELNMRSVREEIAPALAAKGVRVLGVIPQDRLLLSLSVADYTQLLGGRVVTSDEKINELVEHIILGANVVDSSEFYYERMSGKALVTRADRPDLQWNVLGEKTKCLILTGGKDPIPYVTDRAAEAGVPVVIVAKSTLDTVAAMESFVTKATFHYPQKLARAKDLLKSHADLHALGV
- the speD gene encoding adenosylmethionine decarboxylase, which gives rise to METLGVHVLVECKNCDPAKLNDLTFVRDTLLGAAGDLGVHILGDKFHKFSPQGVTGIVAISESHFSIHTWPEYGYAALDVFTCGDFNPRKAADYILKRLGAKDSEIKEIKRGFVPVAALR
- the tsaD gene encoding tRNA (adenosine(37)-N6)-threonylcarbamoyltransferase complex transferase subunit TsaD, which codes for MKVLGIETSCDETSAAVIEDGSRILSNVISSQVEIHARYGGIVPEIASRQHVLQIVPIVREAMARAKADWDDIGAIAVTSGPGLAGALLVGVNYGKALALGKGKPLAGVNHLEAHIYANWLGLNGEPGKPPELPSLCLIVSGGHTDLVLVRGHGDYVLVGRTRDDAAGEAFDKAARILGLGYPGGPAIQKIAEEAKGPVELPRAWLRGSHDFSFSGLKTATLHLAQELGLYPPPEGEEAKGLLRAKVADVAAGLQEAVVDVLVTKAVEAAKAYRVRSVMLAGGVAANKPLRQRLTERSPVPVTIPPFVLCTDNAAMVAASGYYSLMRGKQAGLDLDVSPNMPLVAAR
- a CDS encoding SDR family oxidoreductase, with product MPQERTVAIVTGAARPWGLGRAAALALARKGIAIAIADIRDDWGKKAAEAIARETGREALFVQTDVTSRASVEAMVKSVVSSWGRIDILANIAGIVARERVEEVKDETFDRLVNVNLRGTFLACQAVIPVMRRQRSGRIVNIASGAAVQPIKGLGVYAATKAGVNIFSKVLAWEVAPYGIIVTVVAPGRIITNMGQESGPEEEAFAAEVRGSPYMRAQRPEEVAGVVAFAATEPGIAMAGQTFHANGGSYMVF
- a CDS encoding AAA family ATPase yields the protein MADFLQGLNPAQREAVESIDGPVLVVAGPGSGKTRVIVHRIAYLIKTCGVRPYRIMAVTFTNKAACEMVERVDRLVGESAKGLTIGTFHAISARILRIEAEAAGLEQNFVIYDEDDQSALIKRAMQELNLDPKKFGPGAIKHTISAAKAKLVTPGAFAQSVAGYFDEVVARVYERYEGLLRQCNAMDFDDLITRLVHLLEKNHDLLEKYQERYVHVLVDEFQDTNAAQYRLARLIAGRHRNLCVVGDPDQSIYSWRQADLTNILNFERDFPGAKVVKLEQNYRSTQTIVEAAAKVIALNKARKAKELWTDNSTGVPITVIDALDEQDEAQTVVGEIDTLVKRERIRYGDCAVLYRTNAQSRPLEEAFVRYGLPYRLVGATRFYERREVKDVLAYMRLIHNPFDDVSLLRIVNVPSRGIGQRSLDELARWAGQQQVPLYTAIQLLAQPEEGAASGLPDLGARAVKSLTTFVTLIDELGAESREVSVARFVDRVLERTGYRDSLLASDERGDERLENVGELKTAADQLVYTGESDQLGQFLENVALVSDLDNLDQRANAANLITLHQAKGLEFPVVFIVGLEEGVLPHIRSFEDPAQMEEERRLCYVGMTRAQNRLYLLRAYRRAAMGMRSNNPASRFLSDIPAKLTANPRRHREQRSYVSPSTASVSAGRAPEGAALLPSYMKPAEPKQPVAIAFRAGERVRHSGFGEGVVVSCVPDGSDQVVTVAFRGNTGVKRLLHSLANLQRLEG
- a CDS encoding spermidine synthase; this encodes MTSGSGEWYTERVSPTLIQQFKLRARLFKGASKFQPIEIVETEPMGRTLLLEEKTQSAESDEFIYHEALVHPALIMHPNPRRVFIGGGGEGATLRDVLLHKRVERCVMVDIDGELMEICKRYLPSWHEGAFENPRAEVIAGDALAYLRRTKETFDVIIMDINDPLEGGPGVLLYTADFYRMLLKRLKPGGIIVTQAGPASYGTAGLHSAICNTVRKGTGKVFPYTVNMVSFASDWGYAMSGPGAKPLSLTAAEIDRRIKRRLSRPLRYYDGQAHIGMFNLPKWLREKIARERRTITKDRQVYLEA